Genomic DNA from Thermodesulfobacteriota bacterium:
CTCTTATCTCCCCAGATAAGCTTATGAAGTTGGGGCAAAACTCTGATATGTTCTAGTTTATCTTTTAATACCTTCCTAGTTATCCAACCTATCTCTGATCCATGTGTTGGTTGGAATACTATATTTGCCTTGATATTATACCTGCTTAATACTTCCCTGGCATATTCGTAATCCTGTTCATCCTGAATTACAAATTTGAGTTGGTCCGTTGATCTTAATTTAG
This window encodes:
- a CDS encoding 7-carboxy-7-deazaguanine synthase QueE, with the translated sequence GEPLIQAKEVEELSELLLDNGYTILLETSGHKMPPQILWSDNCIISMDCKCPSSSMQDKMNFDLFTKLRSTDQLKFVIQDEQDYEYAREVLSRYNIKANIVFQPTHGSEIGWITRKVLKDKLEHIRVLPQLHKLIWGDKRGV